Proteins found in one Amycolatopsis aidingensis genomic segment:
- a CDS encoding ALF repeat-containing protein: MELWKSGGPAIRAAAEDALVGSDDAVRQFLDSGQQVASEHDNRIRVLRLLANGGRGVKDAAQEALNGPVEGLPTFLESGWQGPWEHDLRVRVFQIMAAGERGVKEAAQEALDGTVEDLWKFVRTGQHEAREHDLRVRTFQLLSSGGPEVRKAAERALDGTVEDLRYFIETGQHVARERDEETATVTGLAAVAKEAGQRAAAQTEAAKQATERALHAAELAKQAAQRAAAETAAAKDDATQAAAAAGRAANAAERAAQAAQEAIGAANAANRAARIAANAAARASTAASLANQAASRAYRAASAAANDATKASAARQAAVNARNIATSARQAADAAKAVGDAARTAGDAARAAISASNNAAAAGQAAHEAGSHAAAAGAQADRARAAAARANQAAARATRAANAVDALAREAERAATEAHAAANRAADHAEAAAQAADEAAEHAGDAERAAQAAAAHAAAAKEAAQEATAAANQAREVEQAARDAEAERLATQTEEAIEAAKQLRTEYKNRKSDIAWDTEEAARRDEEAQRLLAEARQPDTPKATVVANGRRAAIHILTTGGQWSQTAAETALTGTPEQVIQFVHTDLALATEQDDRSRVAAIADKGQPEALAEAAEAALSGTAEQIRTFLRTQDYEGREHDDRIAILRILGDDPGPAVRDAANAALDGTSADQREFLRTEQYEAREHDRRIAVLQAVSSGGPEEKAAAQIALEGPPEMLNEFLQVGKHRAEQRDQATASHVATVQRYVAQAAQSAAAANEDAAIAAENAAIAREAADEAAQHAERARQFANEAQGYAEQARTSAQRAQEFANQAAESARQARAAAASAREDARQAANSAVQARISATEASDYADMAYASAERAQASAAAAGKDARAAAEAATEALRSAIRLQEEEDNAARDAQDENNEISSNMAEYDNSTLLISFQGKCYINGVELPAKIGTGSCSSLAHDFDIWLGEWASNISWHTLKGRQDAAKILLREYCTDHPVACGPDLRSQLSTIGEFVSVRFTESGIGSSLSRMLGRLLGTASKVPSISQLSRSLSRIGDFANEAAAFRHYAKHVKGVVLKPNGKYGLKEGGADMAEFGSYAEYRAAARSFMGNSKPGGALEGIRSDGNLVRVDPTTGYFGVRSQDGVIRTFFRPDDPMNYFRSQF, from the coding sequence TTGGAACTGTGGAAGTCCGGTGGTCCCGCGATACGGGCTGCTGCCGAGGACGCCCTGGTCGGTTCAGACGACGCGGTCCGACAGTTTCTGGACAGCGGGCAGCAGGTTGCCAGCGAGCATGATAATCGGATCCGGGTGCTGCGACTCCTGGCCAACGGTGGACGAGGCGTCAAGGACGCCGCCCAAGAGGCGTTGAACGGGCCCGTCGAGGGGTTACCGACGTTCCTCGAGTCGGGGTGGCAGGGTCCGTGGGAGCACGACCTACGAGTCCGGGTCTTCCAGATCATGGCCGCCGGCGAGCGTGGAGTGAAGGAGGCCGCGCAGGAAGCTCTCGACGGCACCGTCGAGGACCTGTGGAAGTTCGTGCGTACCGGCCAGCACGAGGCACGCGAGCACGACCTACGGGTGCGAACTTTCCAGTTGCTCTCCAGCGGTGGGCCGGAGGTACGGAAGGCTGCGGAGAGGGCACTAGACGGCACTGTCGAGGACCTTCGGTACTTCATCGAGACCGGACAACACGTCGCGCGGGAACGAGACGAAGAAACCGCCACCGTCACCGGTCTGGCCGCCGTTGCCAAGGAGGCCGGGCAACGAGCGGCAGCACAGACCGAGGCGGCCAAGCAGGCGACCGAACGAGCCCTGCACGCGGCGGAGCTGGCTAAGCAAGCCGCCCAGCGGGCTGCTGCGGAAACTGCCGCCGCCAAGGACGACGCCACGCAGGCCGCCGCGGCGGCTGGACGCGCCGCGAACGCAGCCGAACGAGCCGCGCAAGCCGCTCAGGAAGCGATCGGAGCGGCCAACGCCGCCAACCGCGCCGCCCGCATAGCGGCCAACGCCGCCGCCCGCGCCTCCACCGCAGCCTCCCTGGCCAACCAAGCGGCCAGCCGCGCCTACCGTGCCGCCTCCGCCGCCGCCAACGACGCCACCAAGGCCTCCGCAGCCCGCCAAGCCGCGGTCAACGCCCGCAACATAGCCACCAGCGCCCGCCAAGCCGCGGACGCCGCCAAAGCCGTCGGCGATGCCGCACGTACGGCAGGCGACGCGGCGCGCGCGGCTATCAGCGCCAGCAACAACGCCGCAGCGGCCGGGCAAGCCGCGCACGAAGCCGGAAGTCACGCCGCCGCAGCAGGCGCTCAGGCCGACCGCGCCCGTGCCGCAGCGGCCCGCGCCAACCAGGCTGCCGCCCGCGCCACCCGCGCGGCCAACGCGGTCGACGCCCTGGCTCGCGAGGCGGAGCGCGCGGCCACCGAGGCACACGCCGCGGCCAACCGCGCCGCAGACCATGCCGAGGCAGCCGCGCAAGCGGCCGATGAAGCCGCCGAACACGCAGGCGATGCCGAACGCGCGGCCCAAGCCGCGGCCGCACACGCCGCGGCGGCCAAAGAAGCAGCGCAGGAAGCCACGGCCGCAGCCAACCAAGCCCGCGAGGTCGAGCAAGCAGCTCGCGACGCCGAAGCGGAACGGCTGGCCACCCAGACCGAAGAGGCCATCGAAGCCGCCAAACAACTACGCACCGAGTATAAGAACCGCAAATCCGACATCGCCTGGGACACCGAAGAAGCCGCCCGTCGCGACGAAGAGGCACAACGCCTACTCGCCGAGGCCAGGCAGCCCGACACCCCGAAGGCCACCGTCGTAGCCAACGGCCGACGAGCCGCAATACATATCCTCACCACAGGCGGCCAGTGGAGCCAGACCGCCGCCGAAACCGCACTCACCGGCACCCCAGAACAGGTCATCCAGTTCGTCCATACGGACCTCGCGCTCGCCACAGAGCAGGACGATCGTTCTCGTGTTGCTGCTATCGCCGACAAGGGTCAGCCCGAGGCCCTTGCCGAAGCGGCGGAGGCGGCCCTGTCGGGCACCGCCGAGCAGATACGGACGTTCCTTCGAACGCAGGACTATGAAGGCCGCGAACACGACGACCGCATCGCAATCCTTCGAATACTCGGCGACGATCCCGGGCCTGCCGTACGTGACGCCGCCAATGCGGCACTAGACGGCACCTCCGCCGACCAACGTGAGTTCCTGCGTACCGAACAATACGAGGCGCGGGAACACGACCGACGCATCGCCGTTCTCCAAGCGGTCTCCTCCGGTGGTCCGGAGGAGAAAGCAGCAGCCCAGATCGCCCTGGAAGGGCCGCCGGAGATGCTGAACGAGTTCCTCCAAGTGGGTAAACATCGCGCCGAACAACGCGATCAGGCGACCGCATCGCATGTGGCGACTGTCCAGCGCTACGTTGCTCAGGCAGCTCAGTCGGCGGCTGCCGCCAACGAGGACGCCGCAATCGCTGCTGAGAACGCCGCTATCGCCCGCGAAGCGGCCGACGAAGCCGCCCAGCACGCCGAGCGAGCACGGCAGTTCGCCAATGAAGCGCAAGGCTACGCGGAGCAAGCACGCACGTCTGCGCAGCGAGCCCAAGAATTCGCCAACCAGGCCGCCGAGTCAGCTCGACAAGCGCGTGCCGCCGCTGCTTCGGCCCGAGAAGATGCACGGCAGGCAGCTAACTCCGCCGTCCAAGCTCGCATATCGGCTACCGAGGCCAGTGACTACGCCGACATGGCGTACGCGTCGGCAGAACGGGCTCAAGCTTCCGCTGCCGCGGCCGGTAAGGACGCCAGAGCCGCAGCGGAAGCCGCTACTGAGGCGCTTCGGTCCGCGATACGCCTTCAGGAAGAAGAGGACAACGCGGCCCGCGACGCTCAGGACGAGAACAATGAGATCTCGTCGAACATGGCCGAGTACGACAACTCCACGCTACTTATTTCCTTTCAAGGAAAATGCTACATTAACGGGGTTGAACTTCCAGCGAAAATCGGAACCGGATCGTGCAGCTCCCTGGCCCACGATTTCGATATTTGGCTCGGCGAATGGGCTTCAAATATTAGTTGGCACACGCTGAAAGGTCGCCAAGACGCCGCCAAGATACTTCTTCGAGAATACTGCACGGACCACCCAGTCGCCTGCGGACCCGACCTACGTTCCCAGCTTTCGACCATCGGCGAATTCGTGTCGGTCCGCTTCACGGAAAGCGGCATAGGATCCAGCCTGTCGCGAATGCTGGGTAGACTCCTCGGAACAGCCAGTAAGGTACCGAGCATCTCTCAGCTCTCGCGAAGCCTGAGCAGGATCGGCGACTTCGCCAACGAAGCAGCCGCGTTCCGGCACTACGCCAAACACGTAAAGGGTGTAGTCTTGAAGCCTAATGGCAAGTATGGACTGAAGGAGGGTGGAGCAGACATGGCCGAGTTCGGCAGCTACGCCGAGTATCGTGCCGCGGCACGATCCTTCATGGGCAACAGCAAGCCAGGAGGAGCCCTGGAGGGAATCAGATCAGACGGGAACCTGGTGAGGGTCGATCCAACGACAGGCTACTTCGGAGTACGGTCACAAGACGGAGTTATCAGAACTTTTTTTCGACCTGACGATCCGATGAATTACTTCAGAAGTCAGTTTTAG
- a CDS encoding ricin-type beta-trefoil lectin domain protein translates to MRKQRERSFMPFVGRSSRMFGLAAGILGAGLMVTAPAHAVAGGSPVTDGSSPFTVKVDTEGRSCTGALVAPQWVVTAGSCFGDSQAGPPAEPSTATIGRPDLSSGTGQVVAVTELVPQESRDLVLAKLAYPVTTVGAIGIGAGATEGETLRLTGYGRTSTEWVPDQVQAADFTVSSVADTTVGINAEASACKGDAGAPVVRNGAAGPELVAVGVASWQHGCLGETETRDGATAARVDDLAGWIDEQSTGLTIRNHNGQCLDLGSNDPGTPVVIATCVPDNPSQQWSVPGDGTVRNHNGLCVELTESPAKIAQCAPENPAQQWRRPGDGTFVHETGSCMDIGSNAPGTKVGVHTCRAGATSQQWKVPAVGSIVNHNGLCADLRYNDPGTIVMTTDCRPTHVSQRWGVMEDGTIRNHNGLCLDLRYNDPGSKGLMAACRIGAASQQWRLPGDGTIRNHNGQCLDLGSNDPGTPLVIARCVANNPSQQWEHRS, encoded by the coding sequence ATGCGTAAGCAAAGGGAAAGATCATTTATGCCGTTTGTGGGGCGTTCGAGTCGTATGTTCGGGCTGGCCGCGGGTATTTTGGGGGCCGGACTGATGGTCACTGCGCCCGCGCATGCGGTCGCGGGAGGGTCACCGGTTACGGATGGCAGCTCGCCGTTCACGGTGAAGGTCGATACTGAGGGGCGTAGCTGTACCGGGGCGTTGGTCGCACCGCAGTGGGTGGTGACCGCCGGTTCCTGCTTCGGTGATTCGCAAGCAGGACCGCCCGCAGAACCGAGCACGGCGACGATCGGCAGGCCCGATCTGTCCAGCGGCACCGGGCAGGTCGTCGCGGTGACCGAGTTGGTCCCGCAGGAGAGTCGTGACCTAGTGCTGGCGAAGCTGGCTTATCCGGTCACTACGGTCGGCGCGATCGGGATCGGCGCGGGCGCTACCGAAGGTGAGACGCTGCGGTTGACCGGCTACGGCCGGACCTCGACCGAGTGGGTACCGGATCAGGTTCAGGCGGCGGATTTCACCGTGAGTTCGGTGGCCGATACCACTGTGGGTATCAACGCCGAGGCCAGCGCGTGTAAGGGAGACGCCGGCGCTCCTGTCGTCCGCAACGGTGCGGCCGGCCCGGAGCTGGTCGCTGTTGGTGTGGCTTCCTGGCAGCATGGTTGCCTCGGCGAGACCGAGACCCGGGACGGCGCGACCGCGGCCAGGGTGGACGACCTCGCCGGCTGGATCGACGAGCAGTCGACGGGACTGACGATCCGTAATCACAACGGTCAGTGCCTTGACCTGGGTTCGAACGACCCGGGAACGCCGGTGGTCATCGCCACCTGTGTCCCGGACAACCCCAGTCAGCAGTGGTCGGTGCCGGGCGACGGCACTGTTCGTAACCACAACGGTCTCTGCGTGGAGCTGACGGAGTCCCCGGCGAAGATTGCGCAATGCGCACCGGAGAACCCGGCTCAGCAGTGGCGGCGACCCGGTGATGGGACGTTCGTTCACGAAACCGGGTCGTGCATGGATATCGGCTCGAATGCGCCGGGAACGAAAGTCGGGGTCCACACCTGCCGCGCGGGGGCTACGAGCCAGCAGTGGAAGGTTCCGGCGGTCGGCTCCATCGTCAATCACAACGGACTGTGCGCGGATCTCCGGTACAACGACCCCGGCACCATCGTGATGACCACGGACTGCCGACCGACGCACGTCAGCCAGCGCTGGGGTGTGATGGAGGACGGGACCATCCGCAACCACAACGGGCTCTGCCTGGACCTTCGGTACAACGACCCGGGCTCCAAAGGTCTGATGGCCGCGTGCCGGATCGGTGCGGCCAGCCAGCAATGGCGGCTGCCGGGCGACGGCACGATCCGTAACCACAACGGTCAGTGCCTTGACCTGGGTTCGAACGACCCGGGTACGCCGCTGGTCATCGCCCGGTGCGTGGCGAACAACCCCAGCCAGCAATGGGAACATCGCAGTTGA
- a CDS encoding NAD(P)-binding domain-containing protein, whose product MGTAGDHETDVVVIGAGQAGLSAAYFLRRAGFGNNSGFVVLDHGKRAGGAWQYRWPTLRLGRVHGIHDLPGLALEERDGARPAADVVSEYFDRYERTFDLPVRRPVDVLAVRRGQGERLLVDSATETWSARAVINATGAWDRPFWPYYPGQETFAGRQLHTADYSGPSGFEGRHVVVVGGGTSAVQLLTEIAEAGHPASTTWVTRRPPVFHEGPFTPEHGRAAVARVERAVSAGRPPGSVVSVTGLTLTPEVERARAAGLLERRPMFERITPDGVVWADGTTQRADVILWATGFRAAVDHLAPLQLREPGGGIRVDGTRAVAEPRLHLVGYGPSASTIGATRAGRAAVHEIRKTIVDAQVPV is encoded by the coding sequence ATGGGCACGGCTGGAGACCACGAGACGGATGTCGTGGTGATCGGTGCGGGGCAGGCTGGGCTGTCGGCCGCCTACTTCCTGCGCCGTGCCGGCTTCGGCAATAATTCCGGGTTTGTCGTACTGGACCACGGGAAGCGGGCCGGTGGGGCCTGGCAGTACCGCTGGCCGACGTTGCGGCTGGGCCGGGTGCACGGGATCCACGACCTGCCGGGGCTCGCGCTGGAGGAGCGGGACGGCGCGCGGCCCGCCGCTGATGTGGTCTCCGAGTACTTCGACCGCTACGAGCGCACGTTCGACCTTCCGGTGCGGCGGCCGGTGGACGTGCTGGCGGTACGCCGTGGCCAGGGGGAGCGGCTGCTGGTGGACAGCGCCACCGAGACCTGGTCCGCCCGCGCCGTGATCAACGCGACCGGGGCCTGGGACCGCCCGTTCTGGCCGTACTACCCGGGGCAGGAGACCTTCGCCGGGCGCCAGTTGCACACCGCCGACTATTCCGGCCCCTCCGGGTTCGAGGGCAGGCATGTCGTGGTGGTCGGTGGCGGGACCTCGGCTGTGCAGCTGCTCACCGAGATCGCCGAGGCCGGTCACCCGGCGAGCACCACCTGGGTCACCCGCAGGCCACCGGTGTTCCACGAGGGCCCGTTCACCCCGGAGCACGGCCGCGCCGCCGTTGCCAGGGTGGAACGAGCCGTCTCGGCGGGCAGGCCACCGGGCAGCGTGGTGAGCGTGACCGGGCTGACCCTCACCCCGGAGGTGGAGCGGGCCCGCGCGGCCGGGCTGCTCGAACGCAGGCCGATGTTCGAGCGGATCACCCCGGACGGCGTGGTGTGGGCGGACGGCACCACGCAGCGGGCCGACGTGATCCTCTGGGCCACCGGGTTCCGGGCCGCGGTGGACCACCTCGCCCCGTTGCAGCTTCGGGAACCCGGCGGCGGCATCCGGGTGGACGGCACCCGCGCCGTGGCCGAACCGCGCCTGCACCTGGTCGGCTACGGGCCGTCGGCGAGCACCATCGGCGCCACCAGGGCTGGCCGGGCCGCGGTGCACGAGATCCGCAAGACCATTGTGGACGCTCAGGTGCCGGTGTAG
- the iolD gene encoding 3D-(3,5/4)-trihydroxycyclohexane-1,2-dione acylhydrolase (decyclizing): MTTLRLTTAQALVRWLLAQYSETLSGDEVPLFPCAFAIFGHGNVLGLGSALAEHSDRLPVWRGQTEQGMGLAAAGYAKATHRRQVGVVTSSIGPGALNLVTAAGVAHANRLPVLLLPGDTFAGRAPDPVLQQVEHFADATITVNDAFRAVSRYFDRITRPEQLLSTLPQVARVLTDPAEAGPVTLALPQDVQAETFDFPEALFEPRLHRVPRSRPDERSLAEAARALRAARRPLLVLGGGVRYSGAAGRALAFAERHGMPVAETTAGRTLVPHDHPLHAGPLGITGSSSANALAEEADLVLAVGTRLQDFTTASWTVFAEDVRLVTINAARFDAVKHGALAVVSDADTALAELTAVLADWHAAEQWSRRAAAERSRWDAHIDRLRAPSTGLPSYAQVVGVVNELSGPRDYVLTSSGGMPGELVGGWRASGVSTMDVEYGFSCMGYELAGAWGAAMAHPEGLVTSLLGDGSYLMLNSELFSAAFAGHPFVAVVCDNDGYAVIARLQQGQGAEPFNNFYADCRSGHAEPPRVDFAAHAAALGCAVFPAEDLDGLRAAYARAREAAVAQRRPAVVVIRTHPAAWTESGAWWEVGVPEHVSGYAGHREGKERQLRYTGT; encoded by the coding sequence ATGACGACACTCAGGCTCACCACCGCGCAGGCGCTGGTGCGCTGGCTGCTCGCACAGTACTCGGAAACCCTTTCCGGGGACGAGGTTCCGCTTTTTCCCTGCGCCTTCGCCATCTTCGGGCACGGCAACGTGCTCGGGCTGGGCAGCGCGCTGGCCGAGCATTCCGATCGGCTGCCGGTGTGGCGCGGGCAGACCGAGCAGGGCATGGGGCTGGCGGCGGCGGGGTATGCCAAGGCCACGCACCGCAGGCAGGTCGGCGTGGTGACCTCCTCGATCGGGCCCGGTGCGCTGAACCTGGTCACCGCGGCCGGGGTGGCGCATGCCAACCGGCTGCCGGTGTTGCTGCTGCCAGGGGACACCTTCGCGGGCAGGGCACCGGATCCGGTGTTGCAGCAGGTGGAACACTTCGCGGACGCGACCATTACGGTCAACGACGCCTTCCGGGCGGTGAGCAGGTACTTCGACCGGATCACCCGGCCGGAGCAACTGCTGTCCACCCTGCCGCAGGTGGCCAGGGTGCTCACCGATCCGGCGGAAGCCGGCCCGGTGACCCTGGCGCTGCCGCAGGACGTACAGGCCGAGACCTTCGACTTCCCGGAGGCGCTGTTCGAGCCCCGGCTGCACCGGGTGCCGCGATCGCGTCCGGACGAGCGGTCGCTGGCCGAGGCCGCGCGGGCGCTGCGGGCGGCGCGGCGGCCGTTGCTGGTGCTTGGCGGCGGGGTCCGTTACTCCGGCGCGGCCGGGCGGGCGCTCGCCTTCGCCGAGCGGCACGGGATGCCGGTCGCCGAGACCACCGCGGGCCGCACCCTGGTGCCGCATGATCATCCGCTGCATGCCGGGCCGCTGGGCATCACCGGGTCCTCCTCGGCCAACGCGCTGGCCGAGGAGGCGGACCTGGTGCTGGCCGTTGGGACGCGACTGCAGGACTTCACCACGGCATCCTGGACGGTGTTCGCCGAGGACGTGCGGCTGGTCACCATCAACGCGGCCCGGTTCGACGCGGTCAAGCACGGCGCGCTGGCGGTGGTGTCCGATGCGGACACCGCGCTGGCCGAGCTCACCGCGGTGCTGGCCGACTGGCACGCTGCGGAGCAGTGGTCGCGCCGGGCGGCCGCGGAACGGTCCCGGTGGGACGCGCATATCGACCGGCTGCGCGCGCCGAGCACCGGCCTGCCGAGCTACGCCCAGGTGGTCGGTGTGGTGAACGAGCTTTCCGGGCCACGGGACTACGTGCTGACCTCCTCCGGAGGGATGCCGGGCGAGCTGGTCGGCGGCTGGCGGGCATCCGGTGTGTCTACTATGGACGTCGAGTACGGGTTCTCCTGCATGGGCTACGAGCTGGCAGGCGCCTGGGGCGCGGCCATGGCGCACCCGGAAGGGCTGGTCACCAGCCTACTCGGCGACGGTTCGTACCTGATGCTCAACTCGGAGCTGTTCTCCGCGGCCTTCGCAGGGCATCCGTTCGTGGCCGTGGTGTGCGACAACGACGGGTACGCGGTGATCGCCCGGTTGCAGCAGGGGCAGGGGGCGGAGCCGTTCAACAACTTCTACGCCGACTGCCGCAGCGGGCATGCCGAGCCACCGCGGGTGGACTTCGCCGCGCACGCCGCCGCGCTGGGTTGCGCGGTGTTTCCCGCCGAGGATCTGGACGGGTTGCGGGCGGCCTACGCCAGGGCACGGGAGGCCGCCGTGGCACAGCGGCGGCCTGCCGTGGTGGTGATCCGCACGCATCCGGCGGCCTGGACCGAGTCCGGTGCCTGGTGGGAGGTCGGCGTGCCGGAACACGTGTCCGGCTATGCGGGGCACCGGGAAGGCAAGGAGCGTCAGCTGCGCTACACCGGCACCTGA
- the iolB gene encoding 5-deoxy-glucuronate isomerase, whose product MSELHRPLGTLTDGADPVLLTPEQAGWSYTGLRVLRLAAGASRVVRTGEFEAFVLPLSGGCTVDAEGELLALHGRQSVFSKVTDFGYLPRDTEVTLSSAGGCEVALPMARCSRRLEPRYGPAGDVPVEVRGAGQATRQVTNFGVPGVWEHADKLNACELITPAGNWSSYPPHKHDEASECEVINEEIYYFRIAGRDGLSHDREGFGFHRTYTADGRLNEDVAVRDGDVFLVPRGYHGPCVAAPGYPMYYLNVLAGPAEERSMAFCDDPAHGWIRDTWAGLPTDPRCPVTTAEGRR is encoded by the coding sequence ATGAGCGAGCTACACCGTCCGCTGGGGACACTCACCGACGGCGCGGACCCGGTGCTGCTCACTCCCGAGCAGGCCGGCTGGAGCTACACCGGGCTGCGGGTGCTGCGGCTGGCCGCCGGCGCGTCCAGGGTGGTGCGCACCGGCGAGTTCGAGGCGTTCGTGCTGCCGTTGTCCGGGGGCTGCACGGTGGACGCCGAGGGCGAGTTGCTCGCCCTGCACGGGAGGCAGAGCGTGTTCAGCAAGGTCACCGACTTCGGTTACCTGCCGCGGGACACCGAGGTCACGCTGAGCTCGGCCGGGGGATGCGAGGTGGCGCTGCCGATGGCCCGGTGCTCCCGCAGGCTGGAGCCACGCTACGGCCCCGCGGGCGATGTCCCGGTGGAGGTGCGGGGCGCGGGCCAGGCCACCAGGCAGGTCACCAACTTCGGGGTGCCAGGGGTGTGGGAGCACGCGGACAAGCTGAACGCCTGCGAGCTGATCACCCCCGCTGGCAACTGGTCCTCCTACCCGCCGCACAAGCACGATGAGGCGAGCGAGTGCGAGGTGATCAACGAGGAGATCTACTACTTCCGGATCGCGGGCAGGGACGGCCTCAGTCACGACCGGGAGGGGTTCGGGTTCCACCGGACCTACACCGCGGACGGGCGGCTGAACGAGGATGTCGCGGTAAGGGACGGCGATGTCTTCCTGGTGCCGCGCGGGTATCACGGGCCGTGCGTGGCCGCCCCCGGCTACCCGATGTACTACCTGAACGTGCTGGCCGGGCCTGCGGAGGAGAGGTCGATGGCGTTCTGTGACGATCCGGCGCACGGCTGGATCAGGGACACCTGGGCCGGCCTGCCCACTGATCCCCGCTGCCCGGTGACCACCGCGGAGGGACGGCGATGA
- a CDS encoding Cgl0159 family (beta/alpha)8-fold protein, with protein MITDKRWRELLATRTADPGAVARAYAGRRRRTEPPGASGTLFLVAADHPARGALGVGERPLAMADRRDLLERLLVALDHPAVDGLLATPDVVEELLLLDALHGKVVIGSMNRGGLAGADWEIDDRFTAYSAAAIAERGLDGGKMLLRLVDSDPGTVPTLQACADAVSGLAGHGLMAMVEPLPYRREPDGRLRLAGDAAALTRAVTVASGLGVTSAHTWLKLPAPEEDVPLNATTLPVVVLGGVPAADPAADLASWGRALRHPAVRGLVVGRALLYPPDGDVGAAVDAAAKVLTAAREES; from the coding sequence ATGATCACCGACAAGCGCTGGCGCGAGCTACTGGCCACCCGGACCGCCGATCCGGGGGCGGTGGCGCGGGCCTATGCCGGGCGGCGGCGCCGGACGGAGCCGCCCGGCGCGAGTGGGACCCTGTTCCTGGTCGCGGCCGATCATCCGGCCAGGGGCGCACTGGGCGTCGGCGAGCGCCCGCTTGCCATGGCCGACCGCAGGGACCTGCTGGAACGCCTGCTGGTCGCGCTGGACCACCCCGCGGTGGACGGGCTGCTGGCCACCCCGGACGTGGTCGAGGAACTGCTGCTGCTGGATGCCCTGCACGGGAAGGTGGTCATCGGCTCGATGAACCGCGGTGGGCTCGCCGGGGCGGACTGGGAGATCGACGACCGGTTCACCGCCTACAGCGCGGCAGCCATCGCCGAGCGTGGGCTGGACGGCGGGAAGATGCTGCTGCGCCTTGTCGACTCCGATCCGGGAACGGTGCCCACCCTCCAGGCCTGTGCCGATGCGGTTTCCGGGCTCGCCGGGCACGGGCTGATGGCGATGGTCGAGCCACTGCCGTACCGGCGGGAACCGGACGGGCGGCTGCGGCTGGCCGGGGACGCGGCCGCGCTGACCCGCGCGGTCACCGTGGCCTCCGGCCTCGGCGTCACCTCGGCGCACACCTGGCTGAAGCTGCCCGCGCCGGAGGAGGACGTGCCGTTGAACGCCACCACCCTGCCGGTGGTGGTGCTCGGCGGGGTGCCGGCCGCCGACCCCGCGGCGGACCTGGCCTCCTGGGGGCGGGCCCTGCGCCACCCGGCGGTGCGCGGGCTGGTGGTCGGGCGGGCGCTGCTGTACCCGCCGGACGGCGATGTCGGAGCCGCGGTGGACGCCGCGGCCAAGGTACTCACCGCGGCGCGGGAGGAGTCATGA
- the iolC gene encoding 5-dehydro-2-deoxygluconokinase, giving the protein MTGIEALTVGRVGVDLYPEQSGVPLAGVRSFAKSLGGTATNVAVAAARLGRRSGVLTKVGPDGFGEYVRQALTGFGVSAEHVGTAPGLLTPVVFCALDPPADPPLLFYRSPIAPDLTLTGPDVPWEVIERVPLLWVTGSGVSAEPARTTQREILLRRGRREHTVLDLDYRPMFWPPENTVDTARAEIGWMLDHVTVAVGNRDEAAVAVGTGDPEEAAGRMLARGVRLVMIKMGAEGVLVATAEGMRTVPPRRVEVVCGLGAGDGFGGALVHGLLSGWEPVRAASYANAAGALVASRLACADAMPTSEEIEELLHA; this is encoded by the coding sequence ATGACCGGCATCGAGGCGCTCACCGTCGGCAGGGTCGGGGTGGACCTGTACCCGGAACAGAGTGGGGTTCCGCTGGCCGGGGTACGCAGTTTCGCCAAATCGCTCGGCGGCACCGCGACCAACGTGGCGGTGGCCGCGGCGCGGCTCGGCAGGCGCTCCGGGGTGCTGACCAAGGTCGGTCCGGACGGTTTCGGCGAGTACGTGCGGCAGGCGCTCACCGGCTTCGGGGTGTCGGCAGAGCATGTCGGCACCGCCCCCGGGCTGCTGACGCCGGTGGTGTTCTGCGCGCTCGATCCGCCTGCCGACCCGCCGCTGCTGTTCTACCGCTCCCCCATCGCCCCCGACCTGACGCTCACCGGCCCGGATGTGCCGTGGGAGGTGATCGAGCGAGTGCCGCTGCTGTGGGTCACCGGCTCCGGGGTAAGCGCCGAGCCGGCCCGCACCACCCAGCGGGAGATCCTGCTACGGCGGGGGCGGCGCGAGCACACCGTGCTGGATCTGGACTACCGGCCGATGTTCTGGCCGCCGGAGAACACCGTGGACACCGCCCGCGCGGAGATCGGCTGGATGCTGGATCACGTCACCGTCGCGGTCGGCAACCGGGACGAGGCCGCGGTCGCGGTCGGCACCGGCGATCCGGAGGAGGCGGCCGGGCGCATGCTCGCCAGGGGTGTCCGGCTGGTCATGATCAAGATGGGCGCCGAGGGGGTGCTGGTCGCCACCGCGGAGGGCATGCGGACCGTGCCGCCGCGGCGGGTCGAGGTGGTCTGCGGGCTCGGCGCAGGGGACGGCTTCGGCGGGGCCCTCGTACACGGCCTGCTGTCCGGCTGGGAACCGGTCCGCGCCGCCAGCTACGCCAACGCGGCCGGCGCGCTGGTGGCCTCCCGGCTGGCCTGCGCGGATGCCATGCCCACCTCCGAGGAGATCGAGGAGTTGCTGCACGCATGA